The Microbacterium sp. SORGH_AS_0862 genome has a segment encoding these proteins:
- the nadA gene encoding quinolinate synthase NadA codes for MSTTLTIQPRPIDPSVDHEIQAIVSGAGSGSTCNTDLAAGPWDFDTRPGYGPGASMGDVIPTGSPRQGMLPAAYRDASDDELDARIRRAKATLGDRVVVLGHFYQREEVVRHADYVGDSFQLANAALEHPNAEAIVFCGVHFMAETADLLSQPEQAVILPNLAAGCSMADMADIDQVEECWEQLEELYGDMDAPDADGLVPVVPVTYMNSSAAIKGFVGRHGGIVCTSSNARTVLEWAFARGRRVLFFPDQHLGRNTAKAMGVPLEQMPMWNPTKPLGGSDEQTLADARVILWHGFCSVHRRFTVDQIDKARAEHPGVRVIVHPECPMAVVDAADEAGSTDYIRKAIAATTEPTTFAIGTEINLVQRLAAQYPQHEIFCLDPVVCPCSTMYRIHPGYLAWVLEGLVAGETLNRISVPASVADPARVALERMLAAKPSGSAA; via the coding sequence ATGAGCACGACGCTGACCATCCAGCCGCGTCCCATCGATCCGTCCGTCGATCACGAGATCCAGGCGATCGTCTCGGGCGCCGGGTCGGGGTCCACCTGCAACACCGACCTCGCGGCCGGCCCATGGGACTTCGACACGCGCCCCGGATACGGCCCCGGCGCCTCGATGGGCGATGTGATCCCCACCGGGTCCCCGCGTCAGGGCATGCTGCCCGCGGCCTACCGCGATGCGAGCGACGACGAGCTCGACGCCCGCATCCGCCGCGCGAAGGCGACCCTCGGCGACCGCGTGGTCGTTCTCGGGCACTTCTACCAGCGCGAAGAGGTCGTGCGTCACGCCGATTACGTGGGCGATTCGTTCCAGCTCGCCAACGCCGCGCTCGAGCATCCGAACGCCGAGGCGATCGTCTTCTGCGGCGTGCACTTCATGGCCGAGACCGCCGACCTCCTGTCGCAGCCCGAGCAGGCCGTCATCCTCCCCAACCTCGCCGCCGGGTGCTCGATGGCGGACATGGCCGACATCGACCAGGTCGAGGAGTGCTGGGAGCAGCTGGAGGAGCTCTACGGCGACATGGACGCCCCCGACGCCGACGGCCTCGTCCCGGTCGTGCCGGTGACCTACATGAACTCGTCCGCGGCCATCAAGGGTTTCGTCGGACGCCACGGCGGCATCGTCTGCACCTCCTCCAACGCGCGCACGGTGCTCGAGTGGGCCTTCGCCCGGGGCCGTCGGGTGCTGTTCTTCCCGGACCAGCACCTCGGACGCAACACCGCGAAGGCGATGGGCGTGCCGCTCGAGCAGATGCCGATGTGGAACCCGACGAAGCCCCTCGGGGGCAGCGACGAGCAGACGCTCGCCGACGCCCGCGTGATCCTCTGGCACGGCTTCTGCTCGGTGCACCGCCGCTTCACGGTCGACCAGATCGACAAGGCGCGCGCCGAGCACCCAGGCGTCCGCGTGATCGTGCACCCGGAGTGCCCGATGGCCGTCGTCGACGCCGCCGACGAGGCGGGCTCCACCGACTACATCCGCAAGGCGATCGCCGCGACCACCGAGCCCACGACCTTCGCGATCGGCACCGAGATCAACCTCGTGCAGCGCCTCGCCGCGCAGTACCCGCAGCACGAGATCTTCTGCCTCGACCCGGTCGTCTGCCCCTGCTCGACCATGTACCGCATCCACCCCGGCTACCTCGCCTGGGTGCTGGAGGGCCTCGTCGCGGGCGAGACGCTCAACCGCATCAGCGTGCCCGCCTCCGTCGCCGACCCGGCTCGTGTCGCCCTCGAGCGGATGCTGGCCGCCAAGCCCTCCGGCAGCGCGGCATGA
- a CDS encoding NUDIX domain-containing protein → MTRTSPSPDIADAESTETRVAVSTVIFSLRRDGDEEPRLVLPLVKRTRDPHEGLWALPGGWLDASENLDDAASRTLAETTGLSASYLEQLYAFGDIGRSPSRVVSIVYWALLRSDEVDAQSAAHEAAGDAPENVDWFTVTDLPGLAFDHNAIVDYALWRLRNKVGYSRIAHGLLPDAFTLADLREVNEAILDRKLDPANFRRQVENSNTLIPTESFRTGSHRPARLYRYNQDVELADRGPLGRPRSHESSTT, encoded by the coding sequence ATGACACGAACTAGCCCCTCTCCCGACATCGCCGACGCCGAGTCCACCGAGACGCGCGTGGCGGTCTCCACCGTGATCTTCAGCCTGCGGCGCGACGGAGACGAGGAGCCGCGGCTCGTCCTCCCCCTCGTCAAACGCACCCGCGATCCGCACGAGGGCCTGTGGGCCCTGCCCGGCGGCTGGCTGGACGCCTCGGAGAACCTCGATGACGCGGCTTCTCGCACCCTCGCCGAGACGACTGGTCTCAGCGCGAGCTACCTCGAGCAGCTCTACGCGTTCGGCGACATCGGGCGCTCCCCCAGTCGCGTCGTCTCGATCGTCTACTGGGCGCTGCTGCGCTCCGACGAGGTCGATGCGCAGAGCGCCGCGCACGAGGCCGCGGGAGACGCGCCCGAGAACGTCGACTGGTTCACGGTGACCGATCTCCCGGGCCTCGCGTTCGACCACAACGCGATCGTCGACTACGCCCTGTGGCGGCTGCGCAACAAGGTCGGCTACAGCCGCATCGCACACGGCCTGCTCCCGGACGCCTTCACCCTCGCGGATCTGCGCGAGGTCAACGAGGCGATCCTGGACCGCAAGCTCGACCCCGCGAACTTCCGCCGGCAGGTCGAGAACAGCAACACCCTGATCCCCACCGAGTCGTTCCGCACCGGGAGTCACCGGCCGGCACGGCTGTACCGCTACAACCAGGACGTCGAGCTGGCCGATCGTGGCCCGCTCGGCCGCCCGCGAAGTCACGAATCGAGCACGACATGA
- a CDS encoding MarP family serine protease, which yields MPPIVIDILLVVVLMLVLIQGWRRGLLASVGTIAGLVLGAAAAWWLVPVVSRWVPDAAWRGWAALGVAVGLLVLGASLGGALGRALRRGATRIRLRGIDRVLGAGAMTVVAALVLSLVGQSVAALGIPFVSSAVASSGVLRTIDTLTPRPVDEALAQVRSSVLDDGLPQLGALFGELTAPAEVAPPVDLDDPALSTAAQSVARISGTAYSCGRNLTGSGFVVAPDRVVTNAHVIAGVERPMVELPGRAAREGRVVYVDATADLALIAVDDLEATALPMGADLGPGAAGVVQGYPYGGPFTMGSATVQTVGVVSVPDIYDQGRDQREVYALAATVRPGNSGGPLLNAAGEAVGIVFARADDGSEVGYASTANELAPVVQAAPTLTDAVGSGACVP from the coding sequence ATGCCGCCGATCGTGATCGACATCCTGCTGGTCGTCGTGCTGATGCTCGTGTTGATCCAGGGTTGGCGACGGGGGCTCCTGGCGAGCGTCGGGACGATCGCCGGACTCGTGCTCGGAGCGGCCGCCGCGTGGTGGCTCGTGCCTGTCGTGTCCCGCTGGGTTCCCGACGCCGCCTGGCGCGGTTGGGCGGCGCTGGGCGTCGCAGTAGGGCTGCTCGTGCTCGGCGCATCGCTCGGCGGAGCCCTCGGCCGGGCGCTGCGGCGTGGAGCGACCCGCATCCGTCTGCGTGGGATCGATCGGGTCCTCGGAGCCGGGGCGATGACGGTCGTCGCAGCCCTCGTGCTCTCACTCGTCGGACAGAGCGTCGCAGCCCTCGGCATCCCGTTCGTGTCTTCGGCGGTCGCGTCGTCGGGGGTGCTGCGCACGATCGACACGCTCACGCCGCGCCCCGTCGACGAGGCGTTGGCGCAGGTTCGATCGAGCGTCCTCGACGACGGGCTTCCGCAGTTGGGCGCGTTGTTCGGAGAGCTGACCGCCCCCGCCGAGGTGGCGCCGCCCGTCGACCTCGACGACCCCGCCCTGAGCACGGCTGCCCAGTCCGTGGCGCGCATCTCCGGAACGGCGTACTCCTGCGGACGCAACCTCACCGGAAGCGGCTTCGTCGTGGCGCCCGACCGCGTGGTCACCAACGCCCACGTGATCGCCGGCGTCGAACGTCCGATGGTGGAGCTGCCGGGGCGCGCGGCGCGCGAGGGTCGCGTCGTGTACGTCGACGCCACAGCGGACCTCGCCCTCATCGCGGTGGACGACCTGGAGGCGACGGCATTGCCGATGGGCGCCGATCTCGGCCCGGGCGCCGCGGGCGTGGTGCAGGGATACCCGTACGGCGGCCCGTTCACGATGGGCAGCGCCACGGTGCAGACCGTCGGGGTGGTCTCGGTGCCCGACATCTACGACCAGGGACGCGATCAGCGGGAGGTCTACGCGCTGGCGGCGACGGTCCGCCCGGGCAACTCCGGCGGGCCGCTGCTCAACGCCGCCGGGGAGGCCGTGGGCATCGTGTTCGCGCGCGCCGACGACGGCTCCGAGGTCGGCTACGCGTCGACGGCGAACGAGCTCGCCCCGGTCGTGCAGGCCGCGCCCACACTGACGGATGCGGTCGGCTCCGGCGCCTGCGTGCCCTGA
- a CDS encoding glycine cleavage system aminomethyltransferase GcvT, whose translation MTDPRSTPLRDRHEAAGAAFTDFGGWLMPVRYGSDLAEHRAVREAAGLFDISHMAEFLVTGAHAAAFLDYALAARHSTMRLGKAKYSLVLAADGGIVDDVIVYRLADDRFIVIANAGNHDAVAEALADARASFTPPAPTVGADGSFGFIAGVHVTVEDASEASALLALQGPAAIAVLEALPGLELAEPARRLGDPPTPWSFDDLGYYCVRAAGFGGESLLILRTGYTGEDGVELLVRASAAGELWDALLEAGEPFGLIPAGLAARDTLRLEAAMPLYGHELNRDVRPAQAGLGRVVAADKDDFIGKGATEPASDARVLVALVSEGKRAGRAGYPVLDAEGSVVGEITSGALSPTLGHPIALAYVDGDRSPIGTDLFIDVRGTRIPATVTEPPFYRRKK comes from the coding sequence ATGACCGATCCACGCTCCACCCCCCTCCGAGACCGCCACGAGGCGGCCGGAGCCGCCTTCACCGACTTTGGCGGATGGCTCATGCCCGTCCGCTACGGGTCCGACCTCGCTGAGCACCGAGCCGTGCGCGAGGCCGCGGGCCTCTTCGACATCTCGCACATGGCGGAGTTCCTCGTGACGGGTGCGCACGCGGCGGCCTTCCTCGACTACGCGCTCGCCGCACGGCACTCGACCATGCGGCTCGGAAAGGCGAAGTACTCGCTCGTGCTCGCCGCGGACGGCGGCATCGTCGACGACGTCATCGTCTATCGTCTCGCCGACGACCGGTTCATCGTGATCGCCAACGCCGGCAACCACGACGCGGTGGCCGAGGCGCTCGCCGACGCGCGCGCATCCTTCACGCCGCCCGCTCCCACGGTGGGCGCCGACGGCTCGTTCGGATTCATCGCGGGTGTTCACGTCACCGTCGAGGATGCGTCGGAGGCCTCTGCGCTGCTGGCCCTCCAGGGGCCGGCAGCGATCGCTGTTCTCGAGGCGCTGCCGGGGCTGGAGCTCGCCGAGCCGGCTCGGCGCCTGGGCGATCCGCCGACGCCGTGGAGCTTCGACGACCTCGGGTACTACTGCGTGCGCGCCGCGGGGTTCGGCGGGGAGTCGCTGTTGATTCTGCGCACCGGCTACACGGGAGAGGACGGCGTCGAGCTGCTCGTCCGCGCGAGCGCGGCGGGAGAGCTGTGGGACGCCCTCCTGGAAGCGGGTGAGCCCTTCGGTCTCATTCCCGCGGGCCTGGCCGCGCGCGACACCCTGCGCCTCGAAGCGGCGATGCCGCTCTACGGGCACGAGCTGAACCGTGACGTGCGGCCCGCGCAGGCGGGACTCGGGCGCGTGGTCGCCGCCGACAAGGACGACTTCATCGGCAAGGGGGCGACCGAGCCCGCATCCGACGCACGCGTCCTGGTCGCCCTCGTCTCGGAGGGGAAGCGCGCAGGGCGCGCGGGCTATCCCGTGCTCGACGCCGAGGGAAGCGTGGTCGGCGAGATCACGAGCGGTGCGCTCAGTCCCACCCTCGGACACCCGATCGCGCTCGCCTACGTCGACGGCGACCGAAGCCCGATCGGCACAGACCTGTTCATCGATGTACGCGGCACGCGAATCCCCGCGACCGTGACCGAACCGCCCTTCTACCGGAGGAAGAAATGA
- the gcvH gene encoding glycine cleavage system protein GcvH — MTVDPTTLSYTAEHEWVLIDGGVATFGITDYAAEQLGDVVFVDLPAIDAPVVAGQVCGEIESTKSVGELYAPLSGRVIQVNGEVDSDPSLVNADPYGAWLVRIELDGESAPLLDRAGYEALIEGAA; from the coding sequence ATGACCGTCGATCCCACCACGCTGTCCTACACCGCAGAGCACGAGTGGGTGCTGATCGACGGCGGCGTCGCCACCTTCGGCATCACCGACTACGCCGCCGAACAGCTCGGCGACGTCGTGTTCGTCGACCTCCCCGCGATCGACGCCCCGGTCGTCGCCGGTCAGGTCTGCGGCGAGATCGAGTCGACGAAGTCGGTGGGCGAGCTCTACGCCCCGCTCAGCGGACGCGTCATCCAGGTCAACGGCGAGGTCGACTCCGACCCTTCGCTCGTCAACGCCGACCCCTACGGCGCGTGGCTCGTGCGCATCGAGCTCGACGGCGAGAGCGCGCCCCTGCTCGATCGCGCCGGGTACGAGGCGCTCATCGAGGGCGCCGCGTGA
- the gcvP gene encoding aminomethyl-transferring glycine dehydrogenase, producing the protein MLDVLGYATVDALVKTAVPASVHAAPRASSSIPDAATEAQALAELRALADANRPARAMIGLGYYDTFTPAVIARNVFENPSWYTAYTPYQPEISQGRLEALINFQTMVTDLTGLATAGASMLDEATAVVEGMLVARRASKSASDVFLVDADALPQTKALLHHRAAAVGIEIREIDTRTWEPTAASGAVFGAFVQYPGASGRVWDPTELVAAVQAQGGLVVVAADLLALTLLRSPGSFGADIAAGTTQRFGVPLGFGGPHAGYLAVRAGLERQLPGRLVGVSQDASGHPAYRLALQTREQHIRREKATSNICTAQVLLAVMAAMYAVYHGPEGLRAIATEVARKAQALAETLRAGGLEVVHDAFFDTLRVVVPGTAERVIERARRRGYQLFFADESTVGISVDETTTADDLAAVAAAFGLPDETVIDVEQAVPLAGVVADLHRRDEFLTHPVFHAHRSETAMMRYLKTLADRDYALDRGMIPLGSCTMKLNAATEMAAVSWPEFSRVHPFAPEADVRGTLALIEQLETWLAEVTGYDAVSLQPNAGSQGELAGLLAIRGYHLANDDAQRTVCLIPSSAHGTNAASAVLAGMRVVVVACDEAGNVDLDDLHAKIAQHADELGALMITYPSTHGVYEHEVLAITQAVHDAGGQVYIDGANLNALLGFARFGDLGGDVSHLNLHKTFAIPHGGGGPGVGPVAAKAHLAPYLPSHPLAQRADHAGGFVFEGGPVSAAPYGSASILPISWAYVRMMGAAGLGEATGAAVLSANYIAHRLKAHFPVLYAGEAGLVAHECILDLRPLRERTGITVDDVAKRLIDYGFHAPTMSFPVAGTLMVEPTESEDLAEIERFIEAMIQIAAEAEQVGAGRWPAADNPLVGAPHTAQSVIGGEWTHPYSREEAIYPVPSLVRTKYWPPVRRIDNAYGDRNLVCACPPPEAFA; encoded by the coding sequence ATGCTCGACGTGCTGGGCTACGCGACTGTCGACGCGCTGGTGAAGACGGCGGTTCCCGCATCCGTCCACGCGGCGCCGCGCGCCAGCAGCAGCATCCCGGACGCGGCCACCGAGGCGCAGGCGCTGGCAGAGCTCCGCGCGCTCGCCGATGCCAACCGCCCGGCACGCGCCATGATCGGCCTCGGCTACTACGACACCTTCACCCCCGCCGTGATCGCCCGCAACGTCTTCGAGAATCCGTCCTGGTACACCGCGTACACGCCCTACCAGCCCGAGATCTCGCAGGGCCGGCTCGAGGCGCTGATCAACTTCCAGACCATGGTGACCGATCTCACCGGCCTCGCCACGGCGGGCGCGTCCATGCTGGACGAGGCGACCGCGGTCGTCGAGGGGATGCTGGTCGCGCGCCGCGCCTCGAAGTCCGCGTCCGATGTGTTCCTGGTCGATGCGGACGCGCTGCCGCAGACCAAGGCGCTGCTGCATCACCGCGCCGCCGCCGTCGGCATCGAGATCCGCGAGATCGACACCCGCACCTGGGAGCCGACCGCCGCATCCGGCGCCGTGTTCGGGGCCTTCGTGCAGTACCCCGGCGCGAGCGGCCGCGTGTGGGATCCCACAGAGCTCGTCGCCGCCGTCCAGGCGCAGGGCGGGCTCGTGGTCGTCGCAGCCGACCTGCTCGCGCTCACGCTCCTGCGTTCGCCGGGCTCGTTCGGCGCCGACATCGCCGCGGGGACCACACAGCGCTTCGGCGTCCCGCTCGGCTTCGGCGGACCGCACGCCGGATACCTCGCGGTACGCGCGGGGCTCGAGCGACAGCTACCCGGGCGCCTCGTCGGCGTCTCGCAGGATGCGTCGGGCCACCCCGCCTACCGGCTCGCGCTGCAGACGCGTGAGCAGCACATCCGCCGCGAGAAGGCCACGTCCAACATCTGCACCGCGCAGGTGCTGCTGGCCGTGATGGCCGCGATGTACGCGGTCTACCACGGCCCGGAGGGCCTGCGTGCGATCGCCACCGAGGTGGCCCGCAAGGCGCAGGCGCTCGCCGAGACGCTGCGCGCAGGCGGCCTCGAGGTCGTGCACGACGCGTTCTTCGACACGCTCCGCGTTGTCGTCCCCGGCACCGCCGAGCGCGTCATCGAGCGGGCCCGTCGCCGCGGGTACCAGCTCTTCTTCGCGGACGAGTCGACGGTGGGGATCTCGGTCGACGAGACGACCACGGCCGACGACCTCGCCGCGGTGGCGGCCGCGTTCGGGCTGCCCGACGAGACCGTGATCGACGTCGAGCAAGCGGTGCCCCTGGCCGGCGTCGTGGCCGACCTCCACCGCCGGGACGAGTTCCTCACGCATCCGGTCTTCCACGCGCACCGGTCGGAGACCGCGATGATGCGCTACCTGAAGACCCTCGCCGACCGCGACTATGCGCTCGATCGCGGCATGATCCCGCTCGGCTCGTGCACCATGAAGCTGAACGCCGCGACCGAGATGGCGGCGGTGTCGTGGCCCGAGTTCTCCCGGGTGCATCCCTTCGCGCCGGAAGCCGACGTGCGGGGGACTCTCGCGCTGATCGAGCAGCTGGAGACCTGGCTCGCCGAGGTCACCGGCTACGACGCCGTTTCGCTGCAGCCCAATGCCGGCTCGCAGGGGGAGCTGGCGGGGCTGCTCGCGATCCGCGGCTACCACCTCGCGAACGACGACGCACAGCGCACCGTGTGCCTGATCCCGTCATCGGCTCACGGCACGAACGCCGCATCCGCCGTGCTCGCGGGGATGCGGGTGGTCGTCGTCGCGTGCGACGAGGCGGGCAACGTCGACCTCGACGACCTGCACGCCAAGATCGCGCAGCACGCGGACGAGCTGGGCGCGCTCATGATCACCTACCCGTCCACGCACGGCGTGTACGAGCACGAGGTGCTCGCCATCACGCAGGCCGTGCACGACGCGGGCGGCCAGGTGTACATCGACGGCGCGAACCTCAACGCTCTCCTCGGCTTCGCGCGGTTCGGCGATCTCGGGGGCGATGTCTCGCACCTGAACCTGCACAAGACCTTCGCGATCCCGCACGGCGGTGGCGGACCGGGCGTCGGCCCCGTCGCCGCGAAGGCGCACCTCGCGCCCTACCTCCCATCGCACCCGCTGGCGCAGCGCGCGGATCACGCGGGCGGCTTCGTGTTCGAGGGCGGTCCCGTCTCGGCCGCGCCGTACGGCTCCGCATCCATCCTGCCGATCTCGTGGGCCTACGTACGGATGATGGGCGCAGCGGGTCTGGGCGAGGCGACCGGTGCCGCCGTGCTGTCGGCGAACTACATCGCCCACCGCCTGAAGGCGCACTTCCCGGTGCTGTACGCCGGCGAGGCCGGACTGGTGGCGCACGAGTGCATCCTGGATCTCCGCCCCCTCCGCGAGCGCACGGGGATCACGGTCGACGACGTCGCGAAACGCCTCATCGACTACGGCTTCCATGCGCCGACGATGTCGTTCCCCGTCGCGGGCACCCTCATGGTCGAGCCCACCGAGTCGGAGGACCTCGCCGAGATCGAGCGCTTCATCGAGGCGATGATCCAGATCGCCGCCGAGGCGGAGCAGGTCGGCGCCGGGCGCTGGCCGGCAGCGGACAACCCGCTCGTGGGCGCTCCGCACACGGCTCAGTCGGTCATCGGCGGCGAGTGGACGCATCCGTACTCGCGTGAGGAGGCGATCTATCCCGTCCCATCGCTCGTGCGCACGAAGTACTGGCCGCCGGTACGTCGCATCGACAACGCCTATGGCGACCGCAACCTCGTGTGCGCCTGCCCGCCCCCGGAGGCTTTCGCCTGA
- a CDS encoding CPBP family intramembrane glutamic endopeptidase, with amino-acid sequence MTTLPAREPFWRTVRAFDPPRATGFTRSRVRWEIWLVLAVTVGKSGLYSVLSFIRTLQRSLQENQAISSQQTQLNPARDTEALWDALYQLLDIFFSLALVALVVYLLWEPGANALRRIGLDFRRFGGDLGLGVALIAIIGIPGIALYVAGRLAGITVGVVASPLDAAWYTVPLLLLSAARAGLTEEVIFLGYLFDRLRRLGWGWWSIILATAALRGAYHAYQGVGSVVGNFAMGVVFGWCYRRWGRVMPLVIAHTLIDVFAFVGYPLVASLWPGIF; translated from the coding sequence ATGACGACCCTGCCCGCGCGCGAACCGTTCTGGCGCACCGTGAGGGCCTTCGATCCGCCGCGCGCGACGGGGTTCACCCGTTCACGCGTGCGGTGGGAGATCTGGCTCGTGCTGGCCGTGACCGTCGGCAAGTCCGGGCTGTACTCGGTGCTCTCCTTCATCCGCACCCTGCAGCGCTCTCTGCAGGAGAACCAGGCGATCTCTTCGCAGCAGACCCAGCTCAACCCGGCGCGCGACACCGAGGCGCTCTGGGACGCGCTGTACCAGCTGCTCGACATCTTCTTCTCGCTCGCGCTGGTCGCGCTCGTCGTCTACCTGCTCTGGGAGCCGGGCGCCAACGCGCTGCGACGGATCGGGCTCGACTTCCGCCGCTTCGGCGGTGATCTCGGACTCGGCGTCGCGTTGATCGCGATCATCGGCATCCCCGGGATCGCCCTCTACGTGGCCGGGCGCCTCGCGGGCATCACCGTCGGCGTCGTCGCCTCCCCCCTGGATGCGGCCTGGTACACCGTTCCGCTGCTGTTGCTCTCCGCCGCGCGCGCAGGCCTCACCGAGGAGGTCATCTTCCTCGGCTACCTCTTCGATCGCCTTCGCCGCCTCGGCTGGGGCTGGTGGTCGATCATCCTCGCGACAGCGGCACTGCGCGGCGCGTACCACGCCTATCAGGGCGTGGGTTCGGTGGTCGGCAACTTCGCGATGGGCGTCGTGTTCGGCTGGTGCTACCGGCGCTGGGGCCGGGTGATGCCCCTCGTCATCGCGCACACGCTCATCGATGTGTTCGCCTTCGTCGGCTACCCCCTCGTCGCGTCCCTCTGGCCCGGGATCTTCTAA
- a CDS encoding ABC transporter substrate-binding protein, with product MRRRALVTTLALLGLLAGGVVGCSAEENRVLPGSSLTVATAAPVTSLNPFVLGQDTSADRDFSALTSGSFWRREADGTRSANERFGTVRVLTRDPLTVRYALDGSATWSDGAPVDAADLLLTWAARTTHRTDAAGETRWDAGAGAGQGLDLVSQVPEIGDDGRSLTLVYDTPYADWQIAFDAPPVAAHVLVDLAYPGRYADAAAAKAAFADAVETGDLDWLAPVSLAFREDFRLDGDVPDAAQTTAGAYDIARIADDGRSIDLTAADRPSAARVERVRVRAMEDPAERVAAVAGGEVDLAAAAADQDLVDAAAAAGGSRVSARDAFDHLDLQTAGGGVFDPASYGGDADRAHRARAGFLTTVPRQQMLDELIHPLLADEALRRGMIEAAGPGPAASPSSTPDGEAAPATDAAGLTVRVLYPAGDARRAAEFALMSESASRAGVTLVDVSSPDWAHVLSDQPDAYDAALFAWSPDPAATVAHATVFHTAAAQNVYGWSDEEVDALVVDASSALERTQRDELLSRLDEAVTDEAWALPLFAVPQLTVWSDALAGPPAEVSGDRILATFTTWRPSSGTAKPGEG from the coding sequence ATGCGGCGTCGTGCGCTCGTGACCACCCTGGCTCTGCTCGGCCTGCTGGCGGGCGGAGTGGTCGGTTGCTCGGCGGAGGAGAACCGTGTCCTGCCGGGCTCGTCCCTGACCGTCGCCACGGCCGCGCCCGTCACCTCGCTCAACCCGTTCGTGCTGGGGCAGGACACCTCCGCCGACCGCGACTTCTCGGCACTGACATCGGGCAGCTTCTGGCGGCGGGAGGCCGACGGCACCCGCTCGGCGAACGAACGGTTCGGCACCGTCCGGGTTCTCACGCGCGACCCGCTCACCGTCCGGTACGCGCTGGACGGCTCGGCCACCTGGTCAGACGGCGCACCGGTCGATGCCGCGGACCTGCTGCTCACATGGGCCGCTCGTACGACGCACCGCACGGATGCCGCGGGTGAGACGCGCTGGGATGCGGGCGCCGGAGCCGGCCAGGGGCTCGACCTCGTGTCGCAGGTGCCCGAGATCGGCGACGACGGACGCAGCCTGACTCTCGTCTACGACACGCCCTACGCGGACTGGCAGATCGCCTTCGACGCGCCGCCCGTCGCCGCTCACGTTCTGGTCGATCTCGCCTACCCGGGGCGTTACGCGGATGCGGCGGCGGCGAAGGCCGCGTTCGCGGATGCCGTCGAGACCGGCGATCTGGATTGGCTCGCGCCCGTGTCGCTCGCCTTCCGCGAGGACTTCCGCCTCGACGGCGACGTCCCGGATGCGGCGCAGACCACGGCCGGTGCATACGACATCGCGCGCATCGCCGACGACGGCCGGTCGATCGATCTCACCGCCGCCGATCGTCCCAGCGCCGCGCGCGTGGAGCGGGTGCGGGTGCGCGCGATGGAGGACCCGGCCGAACGCGTCGCGGCCGTTGCCGGCGGCGAGGTGGATCTGGCGGCCGCGGCGGCGGACCAGGATCTCGTCGACGCGGCGGCCGCAGCGGGCGGCTCCCGCGTGTCAGCGAGGGATGCCTTCGATCACCTGGATCTGCAGACAGCGGGCGGGGGAGTGTTCGACCCCGCGTCCTACGGCGGGGATGCGGATCGCGCGCACCGCGCTCGCGCCGGGTTCCTGACCACGGTTCCGCGACAGCAGATGCTGGACGAGCTCATCCACCCCCTGCTCGCCGATGAGGCCCTGCGGCGGGGCATGATCGAGGCCGCGGGACCGGGGCCCGCCGCGTCGCCTTCGTCGACACCCGACGGTGAGGCCGCGCCTGCGACGGATGCGGCCGGACTGACCGTTCGTGTGCTTTATCCGGCGGGCGACGCGCGGCGGGCCGCGGAGTTCGCCCTCATGTCCGAGTCGGCCTCCCGTGCGGGAGTGACCCTCGTCGACGTCTCCTCGCCGGACTGGGCGCATGTGCTGAGTGACCAGCCGGACGCGTACGACGCAGCCCTGTTCGCCTGGAGTCCCGATCCCGCAGCCACCGTGGCGCACGCGACGGTGTTCCACACCGCCGCGGCGCAGAACGTCTACGGCTGGAGCGACGAGGAGGTCGACGCGCTGGTCGTCGACGCGTCGTCCGCGCTGGAGCGCACGCAGCGCGACGAGCTTCTGTCCCGACTGGACGAGGCCGTCACCGACGAGGCGTGGGCGCTGCCGCTGTTCGCCGTGCCGCAGCTGACGGTGTGGTCCGACGCGCTCGCGGGGCCTCCGGCCGAGGTGTCGGGCGACCGCATCCTCGCCACGTTCACGACATGGCGTCCCTCGTCCGGCACAGCGAAACCGGGTGAGGGTTAG